A stretch of the Archangium violaceum genome encodes the following:
- a CDS encoding aldo/keto reductase, with translation MHYRRFGRTGWQVSQIALGAWQLGADWGTVTEEEALATVRAALDRGINFIDTADVYGDGRSERLVAQAVKAHGRERVYIATKAGRRLNPHVAEGYDAAHLTGFVERSLRNLGTDRIDLLQLHCPPSAVYSQDATFAALDDLVRQGKLRHWGVSVETVAEARRALEHANLTSIQIIFNIFRQKPAETLFTETAARDVAVIARVPLASGLLTGKLRRDTRFAADDHRNYNRQGEAFDVGETFSGVPYETGLEAVEELRSLVPAGASMAQFSLRWILMQEAVSCVIPGAKNPSQAEANAAAADLPPLSEQTLAAVRSVYDRRIRPLVHERW, from the coding sequence ATGCATTACCGCCGTTTTGGCCGTACCGGCTGGCAGGTGTCGCAGATCGCGCTGGGCGCATGGCAGCTTGGCGCGGATTGGGGCACGGTCACGGAGGAGGAAGCGCTGGCGACGGTCCGCGCGGCGCTCGATCGCGGCATCAACTTCATCGACACGGCGGACGTCTACGGCGACGGCCGCAGCGAGCGGTTGGTGGCGCAGGCGGTGAAGGCCCATGGCCGCGAGCGCGTCTACATCGCCACCAAGGCCGGACGTCGCCTGAACCCCCATGTCGCCGAGGGCTATGACGCCGCCCACCTGACGGGCTTCGTCGAGCGCTCGTTGAGGAACCTCGGCACGGATCGGATCGACCTGCTGCAACTCCACTGTCCACCGAGCGCGGTCTACTCTCAGGACGCGACGTTCGCCGCGCTGGATGACCTGGTGCGCCAGGGCAAGCTGCGCCACTGGGGCGTCAGCGTCGAGACGGTGGCTGAGGCCCGGCGGGCGCTGGAGCATGCCAACCTGACCAGCATCCAGATCATCTTCAACATCTTCCGGCAGAAGCCGGCGGAGACGTTGTTCACCGAGACGGCGGCGCGAGACGTGGCGGTGATCGCCCGCGTGCCGCTCGCGAGTGGCCTGCTGACGGGAAAGCTGCGCCGGGACACCCGCTTCGCCGCCGACGACCACCGCAATTACAACCGACAGGGAGAGGCCTTCGATGTCGGCGAGACCTTCTCCGGCGTGCCCTACGAGACAGGCCTGGAGGCGGTCGAGGAACTGCGTTCCCTGGTGCCCGCCGGTGCGAGCATGGCGCAGTTCTCCTTGCGGTGGATCCTGATGCAGGAGGCGGTGAGCTGCGTCATCCCGGGCGCCAAGAATCCGTCCCAGGCCGAGGCCAACGCCGCCGCGGCGGATCTGCCGCCCCTGTCCGAACAGACCCTGGCGGCGGTGCGCTCGGTGTATGACCGGCGCATCCGGCCGTTGGTGCACGAGCGCTGGTGA
- a CDS encoding DUF1552 domain-containing protein codes for MKLSRRLVLQGLGGTVLGLPLLEGLLPGGAEAAETQALPYAIFFRQANGVAAAQTTSELGSEPERFWPKSMGALTPESMSGRAVGELVNHRSRLLVVRNVNMKDFNYGDGHARGAFQGLTARGPVVEGMGGSSEASGESLDHRIGRELNPQNRDSLFLYAGRSGGWLGGACISYRSSGVRRAALHDPWVSYQTMIGGTGGLTPEAREQLLVRQRSVNDLVQAQLNQLKQNPQLSSTDRQRLDLHLSNVRDLEVALSCRMRADEELLLQSRAPGYNSSDGDVVMASLKMQIDIAVLAVACGTTRSVAIQVGNGNDSSTRYRNPSGTPMESYHFISHRRMSDGSDGTVITGADLMHHYVDMHFAGAFKYLLDKLAAYEMPDGKRLIDHGVSVWYNDLGNGPAHSARNIPYVLAGSCNGFFKQGLAIELPNPGALNHKRMLNTIGSAVGLRNASGEYLDDFGDPSLPKGVLPELMA; via the coding sequence ATGAAGCTGAGCCGTCGACTGGTGTTGCAGGGGCTGGGCGGAACCGTGTTGGGGCTGCCGCTGCTCGAGGGATTGCTGCCGGGGGGAGCCGAGGCGGCGGAGACGCAGGCGCTGCCGTACGCCATCTTCTTCCGGCAGGCCAACGGCGTGGCCGCGGCGCAGACGACGAGCGAGCTCGGCAGCGAGCCGGAGCGCTTCTGGCCGAAGTCGATGGGCGCGCTCACCCCGGAGAGCATGTCCGGGCGGGCCGTGGGCGAGCTGGTGAACCACCGTTCGCGCCTGCTGGTGGTGCGCAACGTGAACATGAAGGACTTCAACTACGGGGACGGCCATGCGCGTGGCGCGTTTCAGGGGCTGACCGCCCGAGGTCCCGTGGTGGAGGGGATGGGCGGAAGCTCGGAGGCGTCCGGGGAGTCCCTGGACCACCGCATCGGCCGCGAGCTCAATCCGCAGAATCGCGACTCGCTCTTCCTCTACGCGGGCAGGAGTGGGGGATGGCTCGGTGGCGCCTGTATCTCCTACCGGAGCAGCGGGGTGCGCCGGGCCGCGTTGCATGATCCCTGGGTCTCGTACCAGACGATGATCGGCGGCACGGGAGGGCTGACTCCCGAGGCCCGCGAGCAACTCCTCGTGCGGCAGCGCAGCGTGAATGATCTGGTGCAGGCCCAGCTCAATCAGTTGAAGCAGAACCCGCAGCTCAGCTCCACCGATCGCCAGCGGCTGGATCTGCACCTGTCGAACGTGCGGGACCTGGAGGTCGCCCTGAGCTGCCGCATGCGGGCGGATGAGGAGCTGCTGCTCCAGTCCCGGGCGCCGGGCTACAACAGCTCCGACGGCGACGTGGTGATGGCCTCGCTGAAGATGCAGATCGACATCGCGGTACTCGCGGTGGCCTGTGGCACCACCCGCTCCGTCGCGATCCAGGTGGGCAACGGCAATGACAGCAGCACGCGCTACCGCAATCCGAGCGGGACCCCGATGGAGAGCTACCACTTCATCTCGCACCGCCGCATGTCGGATGGCAGCGACGGCACCGTCATCACGGGTGCGGACCTGATGCACCACTACGTGGACATGCATTTCGCGGGTGCCTTCAAGTACCTGCTGGACAAGTTGGCCGCCTACGAGATGCCGGATGGCAAGCGGCTGATCGACCATGGCGTATCCGTCTGGTACAACGACCTGGGGAACGGGCCCGCCCACTCGGCGAGGAACATCCCCTACGTCCTGGCGGGCAGCTGCAATGGCTTCTTCAAGCAGGGTCTCGCCATCGAGCTTCCGAACCCTGGCGCCCTCAATCACAAACGGATGCTGAACACCATCGGTAGCGCCGTGGGGCTGCGCAACGCGTCCGGAGAGTACCTGGACGACTTCGGAGATCCCTCCCTGCCCAAGGGCGTGCTCCCCGAGCTCATGGCGTAA
- a CDS encoding DUF1592 domain-containing protein, with protein sequence MTRRRRLSREPRWRGGWRRSVVLGLAAGMLAGCEGRLLDPFQGEDSPAAKEQPARTVRVARLTHTQWANSVQELLRLDAPPTSQTQGFRADPAQSGFLFDNEARTLSVDESLWGAYQRAASELAGQVATNPARLSRLLPPAASTAEERARTFVEEFGLRAHRRPLTAEEVEAYLALYRKGTQAYSGMPAFEAGIRLLIEAFLQSPHFLYRVERSTQVKGGRVPLEDHEVASRLSYALWNSMPDDALFAAAREGRLRDREGVLQQAKRMLQDPRTRGVVDAFHRTVFDVPRYASIKPSSTRYPDVSARLAEYAARENSLFVGDVVFEKQGSYSDLLTSTSTFVNDELARIYGLSGTFGTDFVRVSLDSSQRRGVLTQVGFLASHATSVSPDPIHRGVFLSERIICQKIGAPPADIPPLPPAGGRTNREVVESHTEVAGTACASCHATLINPLGFPFENFDAIGGYRTTDNGFPVNASSAPRIGQETRSVSNATDLAETLASSQAVHECYARHWVEFLNGRPVANEDQALVTRLGRLSREGQLSILDLVVEVVTGEGFVNRHPEELP encoded by the coding sequence ATGACGCGAAGAAGACGGTTGTCGCGAGAGCCCAGGTGGCGGGGAGGGTGGCGGCGCTCGGTGGTCCTCGGTCTCGCAGCGGGCATGCTCGCTGGCTGCGAGGGGAGGCTCCTCGATCCGTTCCAGGGCGAGGACTCGCCCGCGGCCAAGGAGCAACCGGCCCGGACGGTGCGGGTCGCCCGCCTGACCCATACGCAGTGGGCCAACAGTGTCCAGGAGCTCCTCCGGCTCGATGCGCCGCCGACGTCCCAGACGCAGGGCTTCCGGGCGGACCCGGCCCAGAGCGGCTTCCTCTTCGACAACGAGGCGCGGACCCTCTCCGTGGATGAGTCGCTCTGGGGCGCGTACCAGCGCGCGGCCTCGGAGCTGGCCGGGCAGGTGGCCACGAATCCGGCGCGGCTCTCGCGCCTGCTGCCTCCCGCGGCCTCCACGGCCGAGGAGCGTGCACGGACCTTCGTGGAGGAGTTCGGCCTTCGCGCGCACCGGCGTCCGCTGACGGCCGAGGAGGTGGAGGCCTACCTCGCGCTGTACCGCAAGGGGACCCAGGCCTACTCGGGCATGCCGGCGTTCGAGGCGGGCATCCGGCTGCTCATAGAGGCCTTCCTGCAGTCGCCGCACTTCCTCTATCGCGTGGAGCGGAGCACGCAGGTCAAGGGCGGCCGTGTGCCGCTCGAGGACCACGAGGTCGCCTCCCGGCTGAGCTACGCCCTGTGGAACTCCATGCCGGATGATGCCTTGTTCGCCGCCGCCCGGGAGGGCCGCCTGCGCGATCGCGAGGGCGTTCTCCAACAGGCGAAGCGCATGCTCCAGGACCCCCGCACGCGCGGCGTGGTGGACGCCTTCCACCGCACGGTTTTCGACGTGCCCCGTTACGCCTCCATCAAACCTTCCTCGACGCGCTACCCGGACGTGTCGGCGCGGCTGGCCGAGTACGCCGCGCGGGAGAACTCGCTGTTCGTCGGGGATGTCGTCTTCGAGAAGCAGGGGAGTTATTCCGACCTGCTCACCTCCACGTCCACCTTCGTCAACGACGAGCTGGCACGTATCTACGGGCTGAGCGGGACGTTCGGGACCGACTTCGTCCGCGTGTCGCTGGACTCGAGCCAGCGCCGTGGCGTGCTCACCCAGGTGGGCTTCCTGGCGTCACACGCGACGTCGGTGAGCCCGGATCCCATCCACCGCGGTGTCTTCCTGTCCGAGCGCATCATCTGCCAGAAGATTGGTGCGCCACCCGCCGACATCCCGCCGCTGCCGCCCGCGGGAGGACGGACGAACCGGGAGGTCGTCGAGTCGCACACCGAGGTCGCTGGCACCGCGTGCGCCTCGTGTCATGCGACCCTCATCAACCCGCTCGGCTTCCCCTTCGAGAACTTCGACGCGATCGGCGGCTACCGCACCACGGACAACGGATTCCCGGTGAACGCCAGCTCGGCCCCCCGCATCGGTCAGGAGACGCGCTCGGTGAGCAACGCCACCGACCTGGCGGAGACGCTCGCTTCCAGCCAGGCGGTGCACGAGTGCTACGCGCGCCACTGGGTGGAGTTCCTCAACGGACGTCCGGTGGCCAATGAGGACCAGGCCCTCGTGACGCGGCTCGGCCGCCTGTCGCGAGAGGGCCAGTTGTCCATCCTGGACCTCGTGGTGGAGGTCGTCACGGGCGAGGGCTTCGTCAACCGCCACCCGGAGGAGCTGCCATGA
- a CDS encoding acyl-CoA dehydrogenase family protein, translated as MNFIESIISEVIEPSAIEVDRYGKYPRAAMDALGKAGLLGLISSKEVGGMGEGLRAASSIVEQVGSSCGSTGMVLCMHYCGAAVIEQHGPRDIREAIAAGRHVTTLALSEAGSRSHFWTPVSTALAVPEQDTVRLDADKSWATSAGQADSYVWSSRPLAARGLSTLWLVPGNAAGLSFPVVFDGLGLRGNSSSPIVARDVRVPRSAMIGPDGGGFDIMMNNVLPHFQVLGASCYLGIMEAVTRKAAAHVAKTRLTHLGQSLGDLATTRAYLARMRIKTDMARGLLLDTLDAIESGRQDAQLRVLEVKAAIGELAPEVTELAMRVCGGAAFRKEVGIERHFRDARAVTVMSPTTDLLYDFIGKAMVGMPLFD; from the coding sequence ATGAACTTCATCGAGAGCATCATCTCCGAGGTCATCGAACCCAGTGCGATCGAGGTCGACCGGTATGGCAAATATCCCCGGGCGGCGATGGATGCCCTGGGCAAGGCGGGCCTGCTGGGGCTGATCAGCTCCAAGGAAGTCGGGGGAATGGGTGAGGGGCTTCGGGCAGCGTCCTCGATCGTCGAGCAGGTGGGCTCCTCCTGCGGGTCCACCGGGATGGTGTTGTGCATGCATTACTGCGGCGCGGCGGTCATCGAGCAGCACGGGCCGCGAGACATCCGGGAGGCCATCGCGGCCGGGCGGCACGTGACGACGTTGGCACTCTCGGAGGCGGGCTCGCGCAGCCACTTCTGGACGCCGGTGAGCACGGCCCTCGCCGTCCCCGAGCAGGACACGGTCCGGCTGGACGCGGACAAGAGTTGGGCCACGTCCGCGGGCCAGGCCGACAGCTACGTCTGGTCGAGCCGGCCGCTGGCCGCCAGGGGCCTGAGCACGCTGTGGCTGGTACCGGGCAACGCCGCCGGGCTGTCGTTCCCGGTGGTGTTCGATGGGCTGGGCCTGCGCGGCAATTCCTCCAGCCCCATCGTGGCCCGGGACGTGCGTGTTCCTCGCTCGGCGATGATCGGCCCGGATGGGGGCGGGTTCGACATCATGATGAACAACGTGTTGCCCCACTTCCAGGTGCTGGGCGCGAGTTGCTACCTGGGCATCATGGAGGCCGTCACGCGCAAGGCCGCCGCGCACGTGGCGAAGACGCGGCTGACCCACCTGGGGCAGTCCCTGGGCGACCTGGCCACGACGCGGGCCTACCTCGCGCGGATGCGCATCAAGACGGACATGGCGCGCGGGCTGCTCCTCGACACGCTGGATGCCATCGAGTCCGGACGCCAGGACGCGCAGCTCCGGGTGCTCGAGGTGAAGGCCGCCATCGGCGAACTGGCCCCCGAGGTGACCGAGCTGGCCATGCGCGTGTGCGGTGGGGCCGCGTTCCGCAAGGAGGTCGGCATCGAGCGGCACTTCCGCGACGCCCGCGCCGTCACGGTCATGTCACCGACCACGGATCTGCTCTACGACTTCATCGGCAAGGCGATGGTCGGAATGCCTTTGTTCGACTGA
- a CDS encoding SDR family NAD(P)-dependent oxidoreductase, whose product MADVILTGASRGIGHALALALAERRGDRLVLVARDRARLDALVTAVERKGGSAIAVPGDLSSLAEARALGQRLAEVVTPGATLIHNAGLWPTKRVLTPEGLETAFVVNHLAPLVMQRALLDAERLRRVMVVSAGLILKGHFDAARTPTGEDFSGIRTYCTTKLCFALAMRDIAAANPAIDVVILHPGVVRTDLGARTGPVGWLLSLVKRGWEAPEVCAARLARILSRERWSPAGEARWLIEEDEQSWPAVAENETTRRSVRETTARLLASA is encoded by the coding sequence ATGGCTGATGTGATCCTCACCGGCGCCTCCCGCGGTATCGGCCACGCCCTGGCCCTCGCCCTCGCCGAACGGCGCGGCGATCGTCTCGTCCTCGTCGCTCGTGATCGTGCCCGCCTCGACGCCCTCGTCACCGCCGTCGAGCGGAAGGGCGGCAGTGCCATCGCCGTGCCGGGTGATCTCTCCTCGCTCGCCGAGGCCCGGGCTCTGGGGCAGCGCCTCGCCGAGGTCGTCACTCCGGGCGCGACGCTCATCCACAACGCCGGGCTGTGGCCGACGAAGCGGGTGCTCACTCCCGAGGGATTGGAGACAGCCTTCGTCGTCAACCACCTGGCTCCCCTGGTGATGCAGCGGGCGCTCCTCGACGCCGAGCGCCTGCGCCGCGTCATGGTGGTGAGCGCGGGATTGATCCTCAAGGGGCACTTCGATGCCGCCCGCACGCCCACCGGCGAGGACTTCTCCGGCATCCGCACCTACTGCACCACCAAGCTCTGCTTCGCCCTCGCCATGCGAGACATCGCCGCCGCGAATCCCGCGATCGATGTCGTCATCCTTCATCCTGGCGTGGTGCGCACCGACCTCGGGGCTCGCACGGGCCCGGTGGGTTGGCTCCTGTCGCTCGTGAAGCGCGGCTGGGAAGCTCCCGAGGTCTGCGCCGCACGCCTCGCACGCATCCTCTCGCGCGAGCGTTGGTCCCCCGCCGGTGAGGCCCGCTGGCTCATCGAGGAGGACGAGCAGTCGTGGCCCGCTGTCGCCGAGAACGAAACCACCCGGCGCTCGGTACGGGAGACCACCGCCCGGCTGCTCGCCTCCGCGTGA